Proteins from a single region of Zonotrichia leucophrys gambelii isolate GWCS_2022_RI chromosome 17, RI_Zleu_2.0, whole genome shotgun sequence:
- the GPSM1 gene encoding G-protein-signaling modulator 1 isoform X5, translating into MDDQRCPLEECPAEAAEGAATRVPALGERLSQSTLMASPQTEEFFDLIASSQSRRLDDQRANVGNLPGLRITHNNLGHLRVEGDAQEPGDEFFNMLMKCQSSRIDDQRCAPPDSIPRGPTMPDEDFFSLIQRVQAKRMDEQRVDLASAQEEAEEEQQRPGSS; encoded by the exons ATGGATGATCAGCGCTGCCCGCTGGAGGAGTGCCCGGCCGAGGCTGCGGAGGGAGCGGCCACGCGGGTCCCTGCGCTGGGGGAGCGCCTGT CACAGTCCACCCTGATGGCATCCCCACAGACAGAGGAGTTCTTCGACCTCATTGCCAGCTCGCAGAGCAGGCGCCTGGATGACCAACGTGCCAACGTGGGCAACCTGCCCGGCCTGAGGATCACCCACAACAACCTGGGCCACCTGCGTGTGGAGGGGGACGCCCAGGAGCCCGGGGACGAGTTCTTCAACATGCTCATGAAGTGTCAG tccTCCCGCATCGATGACCAGCGCTGTGCCCCCCCAGACTCCATCCCCCGGGGCCCCACCATGCCTGATGAAGACTTTTTCAGCCTCATCCAGCGTGTGCAGGCCAAGCGCATGGACGAGCAGCGTGTGGATTTGGCCTCAGCCCAGGAGGAGGccgaggaggagcagcagaggcctGGTTCCAGCTAA